Below is a genomic region from Hevea brasiliensis isolate MT/VB/25A 57/8 chromosome 3, ASM3005281v1, whole genome shotgun sequence.
tgatcaaataaatggGAAGGCAGTGATTTGAGGTTACTCAATGTGAATATGGGCATACAATAGATCATAAGTAGGGATGTACATATAGATATTGGGATATTAAAGGCATCCCTTATCCACATGCTATATGTATTTTTTCCATGAGAAATTAAAGCTGTAAGACTACCATGAGAAATTATCTAAGTATTACACTACTGAAAGAGTATTACATATCAAATCATATGGTCCTTAATGCAACCAAAGTGAGGGGTATGAGGCTATGGGAGGGAGACTAATAATCCACCAATTGAAACTCCACCAATTACTAAATCCTATAGACCACTAAACAAAGGAGGGAGGACAAAGATGAAGTAAGGAGAAAAAATAAGAAAGATGTCAGTTAGAGGAAAAAAATAAGAAAGATGTATTTTCAAGACTGCAATAAATGACTTGTGTATTTTgtccaataaggacatgactctaAGGTATGACTAAATCTGTCTTATATATGTGTTATATaagtttaatattaaataatttcttcTTTTTATTGATATTGGTTTCTATGTTATTATACAATGTAGGTCAAGAATATGACTAATGAATCATAAGCCTCAACTGCATCATTGGCTGATCATTGCCATCATTGTCAATATGGACTATTAGTGAATCTTCATCAATATTAGTGAGCAGAGGGACATTCTGTAATAGAGGGAAAAAGGGGGAAATTCTTTTTCACAAAGATACAACTATGGTAGAGAACTACTTGTTTCAAAAAGCATAAATTAAAGGCATTGGTTTAATTAGAGAAAATGACAGTAAAGGAAAGGTGACAAGCTCCTACTCAAAGTGAAAAGAGGTTTCTGGCATCAAAGGGTGCATCAAAATATACAAAGTGCTTTGGTGGGAAGAGAGAATCATCAATAAAATCAACCAAAGACTAGCTAGCaagaaattttgattttaattattaaGGTTATTATGTCAATAAAGACAAAAGGTTCTCAATAAACAAAATTTAGAAAATGTccattattttaataaatgagTTAATTTTAGTTTCTCTAACTAATGCAGCTTTTATTTTAATTGTGTACTTAACACCATTCAGATAAATTTGTGAGCTATCAATCTTAAATTTAAAAGCAAAAGATTGTCTAAGCAATTGATGTTCAAGAACATTTTTGTAGAAAATGAGGTTTGGAAAAGTTATGACAAGAAGGGCTAAAAATGAGGCAATCACAAAGTAGCTCTACCTTTGAAGTGTAAAGGACGCTAAATAGCCGCAATCACAGTAATGTCATAACACCATGAAAAATTGTCAGGTTGCTCAttttattttcaagttattttacTTTTGAACTATTATCCTATCATTTATCATGTTGTCTTTGTTGGATTATTGGATATGTTATGGCATAAGGTTTGATCTTGGTTATGTATTATGGAAAATAAATGTTGGGTAATAGGATATTGCTAACTTGTTAGTTGTGTATTTGGTTGCTGCATTAGTGTATGACAGATTAGTTGTACTATTGCTAAGTTTTTGTGTTGAAATATAATGacttttattattttcatttctaCAAGATGCTTAGTTATGTTATTTATATAGTTCAATTATGTAACTTATTGAAGTGGTTGATTTATGATTAAATTTTGGGTTGATATACAAATTATAATTAGGCTTTAATTCTCTATTATCAATAGAAATGTTCAATTTTGTAGGAAGCATAATTTGCCATTTGCTTTTTTATTTGCATAATGTAATTTAGTAAGTTATGTTCTTTAATTTTGCATAATTCCACTAGTCTTGCCAATTGTTAACTAGTTATTCAATACACAAGTACACACATTGAAGAGAAAAATTATATAATGTATTAATTTGTACCACAATTACAATCCTCATACACACAACAACATCCTCATCCATATTTCCTACAAAAAATTTGATAAGAGTATATGCACATCAAATTATAGTCTAAAAATTATGCACAACTCATCAAAGCACCCAACAAAATAAGACTAAATCTATCCCTAACACAACACCTAAGCTACAAACACTAAAAAATCGTTGTTGCAAATGCAATTAATCTTCCTCAAGTTTGACTTGTTCAAGCCTTCTTTCTTTACTCAAAAGTTCATGTTCCTTTACCTTCTTCAAAGCAACCATATTGACAGGAGGATCATGTTTGTACAGAGGATCATCCACATGCACAAAAATACAAATAACGATCTTaatacataataataataataataataataataataataataataataataataataataataataataataataataataataataataataataataatacacacacacatacaaatttcataaattaagaATGTTAAACTCATCATATAATGTCTACATAAAATCTTCTCCTAGATTCATCCTTGTCCAAGATAAAAATCTTCTCCTGTCCACATTCATATTGATACGTGATATTAATTGGGCTAGATTCTATTAGAAACACCGATTTCACCACTTTCTCTTTTCTCTGGAATAATGGTTCTTTTTAACAGAGTAGACGCAGCTAACAAAGAAAGAAGATTCAAAAAATTTTAGAGAAGGTGCTAAAGAAATTCAGCAAATGGAAGAGGAATGAAGAAATGTCAAGAACAATGCTGTTTAAACACTAGCACTAGCTAGCCATTATACATGCATATAAAAATATAGGCTAAAATGCTCTCCATGCTTCTCATGATAAATGTGAATGCTGATGTTCATTTAtgtgttcaaatattttttttttttaagttaaagtGTTTAATGGGTAAAAGAATTAATTGATGTGTCTAATAAGTAAAAGTCAAAAAGTTCGGATGTCTGATGATGTATTTGGTCTAATTTATAatctatttatattatattatgacAAATGTATATAAAAGTGGGAAAGAGGGGGGAATATTGGATAGACCAAAAAAAAACacacataattatattatattatgataataaatggataaaattaattgtatatataaaataaatatatttaagtaaataaaaatattataaaataaaaaaaaatgaaaaagaaactcTATATTTAGTATTAGGAACTTAATagaattttcatatattatatcatatacaaaaaattaacaacaaattatataaaaaattaaaattataaaaaaaaaaaattaaatcacaaatttatatatatatatatactaaattttttgttaatacatagagaaaaataatttaaataattaaagttaacttaatttaaattaaataaaaatgaaaataaaaaatttaaattatgatgtatgactagtaatttttttttttaatactattGAGTTTGACTCACAGTTTTTTAAGaccacttcaatacaattaagttaaaACTTGATGATATggctagtattttttttttttaatagaaaaggATGCTACCGAGATCAAGAAACTAGCAAATTTAGCCAACTAGCTGGTTTTAGGTCATCAAGTCTTAGGCAAGCTTATAAAAGCCTAGCAAATTTAGCCAGCTGTTAATTTATTGTGTTTCTAATATGCCTTCAGCCATTAGCTaaaactctctctctctataaTTGGTCAATTGTACATTTATCAACTGGCCTtattcattttcttgtttagtaaatttatataatataaagtcAATTCAATATTATATTAGCCTAATTCTTATGTCAATTTCATATTTGAGAGTGAAAAGTAGTTCGTACGCTATTTTCAAGTGTGCTGAGCGCCATTTTATCTTATTTGAAGTTGCAAGGCTATAAAATGAGTATAATTTGGAACCCTATACATTGTGCTTTCCTTTACTTTTCAGCTACTTTCTTTCTCCCTTTCTCTCTACGCCTTGCAATCTCGGTTATGGATAATCCTATTTGCTGCAATTTGCACAATTTTCATGCAAATATTCACAGCAGAAGGATTTTCCCCCAAAGAAGATGATAAAATAGTGAGTTTGCCAGGGCAACCACAAGTCAGTTTTCAGCAATATGCAGGGTACATTATCATTGATAAAAAAACAACAGAGAGCTCTTTTCTATTACTTTGTTGAAGCAGAAACAGACCCTGCTTCAAAGCCTCTTGTTCTGTGGTTAAACCTCCGTTTTATTTAACTAGTTGCAGCCTCTAAAAGATACATAGTATAACTGGCAAGTGAATTATTGTGATCATTTTGCAGGGCCTGGTTGCTCTTCTGTTGGAGCCGAAGCTTTCTATGAGCATGGCCTATTCAGGCCAAGTGGTGGAGAGAATCTGATCATAAATGAATATAGTTGGAATAAAGGTGCCCCCATAAAACATTGTCCACGTGTGCCTCTCTTCCTTTGTATTCTATTTGATTCAGAAAATATGTGGGGTTGGTCTTCCCCTTATAGTTGTTACATGGTattgtttttcttttaattgtgtGCATTGACCAACCAAATATCTAGCTTTTTGTTGATTGGACTCAACCGGGGTTGTAGCTTGTAATCTCACACGAGTTGCAGAGATTCCTCCAATACTAttttgtttaaagtatataatttTAACTTTCCTCGTCTCTGCAGAAGCAAACATGCTATATTTGGAATCTCCAGCCGGGGTTTGTTTCTCTTATTCTGCTAATAAATCTTTCTATGACTCTGCGAACGACACTATTACAGGTTAAGATAACCTTCTACTCCAAATAAGTTTGTTTAATGCTTAACATTATACCTTTGCGTGCCTTCAGATTCAAAAGAAACATTTTTTTTGGACACATTGAAATAAATGGCAAAACGTTGGGGTCTCAGGCTCTGCAATCTAGACTTTATGGCCTGTTTGCCTAATCAGTTAAAGTTCTGGATTAATATTTTGAAATTATGGGaattcaatttttctttttttttcaaataaacaCAATGGCTCCCTGGAGCCAAAAAAGAAAGGCCTTAAATTTATTTTCTGGATTTGCTTTAATCAAAAGTGTTGACATCGGACTCTTTTTTTTTTAGCACAAGACAATCTCATATTCCTGCGGCAGTGGTTTGTCAACTTTCCTGAGTACAAGAACAGAGATTTCTTCAACACTGGAGAGAGCTATACAGGTAAATTTAGCTCAAGGAAACACATAGGAAATTCCTGTCTCCTTGTCAGATACCTTATTATCTGAACTTCTCGTTTTCAGGTCACTATGTCCCACAACTTGCGAAGCTCATTGTTGAGTCAGGACTAAATTTCAGTTTGAAGGGCATAGCTGTAAGTAAAGCATTGAAACAAAAGTGAATTCTGCCACCCATTTTCCCTCCATACTTATATAAGTTATTTACATTTTCAGATAAGAAACCCTCTCTTGGAGTATAATACTGATCTCAACTCAGAGGGTGACTATTACTGGTCTCACACCTTCATATCAGATGCTGCTTATGAACTTATCAGTTCAGTGTGTAACACTTCACAGCTTTGGAGAGAGCGCATGAGAGGCTCTCTTTCAGCTGCTTGCAGAGCAGTAAGCGCTCAACTTTCGTCTGAAGTTCCTTTCGAAATTGATGATTATGATGTAACTGTCGATGTCTGCGTTTCATATGGGCAATCACAATTCAAAGTCCACAATCATCCCTTGAAACCAAAGTTTCAATTTTATCTACAAGAAGCTTCTAATCAGCCTGTAAGCACTCTAGGAACCCACCAACTCTGTAGGCAACATCCTGTTTTAACTACGGAGaaaacttattattgtatactgcTTGTCTCTATACAGGAAGCTGGAGAGAATATTGATCTTTGTGTACAAGGAAGACTTATGTTTACTTGAACAGGAAAGGTGTGCAAGAAGCTCTTCATGCCCAGCTTGTTGGAATCAGCAATTGGAGCTTCTGCAGCCAGTAATTAATAATTCTCACCCCCTAGATTTAAATTTTGCTCTTAATCATGAAATTGTAAGTTCTGAATCTTCTGATATAAAATATGTATATTGCGGAGTAGTCAACTATGATGGGCAAAACCTAGAGATACCTAATATTGATGTCATGGGCTCACTGGTCAGTTTAGGCATTCGAGTTCTAGTGTACAGGTATGAATCGTTGAGCATATTAACATCTTTGGTAAACGGACACAAGTTCTAGTCATATTAACATATTTGAAAGAAATTGTGCAGCAGAGATCAAGATTCAGTTACTCCATTTCTTGGGACAAGGATTTTGGTCTCAACTGCAACTTACAGACCTTGTTTGAAGATAAACAGGTTTTCTAGCCTGAACTAAATGATGACTTGGTGCTTGATCTTTCCCTTCTAACAtaacttcttaatttttctttttcacaGGTTGGTGGATGGACACAAGTATATGGACAGATCCTAACATTTACTAATATCAGAGACGGATCCCACATGGCACCCTTTTCATCACCCAAGAGATCACTAGCATTATTTAAAGCATTTCTAGCAGGCATTCCACTTGCCTAATTAAGAACATGGATGAAAATTTCCAGCAGTGAATTCTGTGTCCTTGATAAATCACTgccatttttctttctttcttttggaAAAAAAGGATTTGAATGTGGATGCAATTCATTTACTATTGAATCTCTGTCTAGCCTTTATGAGCAGCTTAACAAAAACATtcatgaaatttaataaatatattaaagaaattttttattgaataatGAAGCTACATATACACTCCCACATaaatataaagtaaaataatgagtttaacaaaatcTATTAATTATGGCAAGATGTTGATTTGTGCATTAGTTATTATAAGTACGAAGTTAAACGTAATTCTTAGTGGCTGTATTTCAGAACTTCATTctcaaaaaaaaattcatttaaaacaAAAATATTAATATCAGGTTCTGAATATCTTTACAGAAATGGAGtacataaaaaggaaaaaataaaatatttattaacacATGAATATCTTTAAAGATTTAGACATTAAAGTAATAAGAACAGTGGGATGGATTTTAGGGCTTAAGTTAGACATTCAGGCACCCAATCTAAAAGACCGCTTTCAATCTTCTCCCAAATGTCTTCCTTCAAAATGTAACTCCTTTCTTCATGATTAGAGATTGGCTTCATCTGTACATCCTCTGTGTAATAATGCCAGGTTGGTATCACAGCATAAGAAATTTGCTTGATATTTACTTCCTCCATACAATAGTTCCAGCATGAAACAGGGAGAGACTTGTAACAACCACTTTCTCCTTCATTTGTTGGCTGCTTATATGAAAACTGAAACAAATGATGAATAACAGTAACGTAATTAAGTTACGAAAAATTCCAGAGTTCACTTCTGCAATTGGAATTCCCATTAAGATTGATATGCATTTATTTCACCACAAAATAAAATTAAGCTATAATGGCATTGACAATCTTAATGGAGAAAACATTACTCAATTAACTCCTAAACCCAGCATTAATTCAACATTAATTCACATTTGGAGTTACTTCTAAATTTATATACTATCATTCCTAATTGAATTCATCATACCTTAAAAGAAGATTTTAAGCTGGAATCTATGCGTAGACTTTGCAGATGAGTTTGGAGTTACTTCTAAATTTATATACTATCATTCCTAATTGAATTCATCATACCTTAAAAAAAGATTTTAAGCTGGAATCTATGCGTAGACTTTGCAGATGAGGAGAAATCCATAGCATAGCATCCACAAGTTCAGCAGTTGTAAAACTCTCAtcttgatttgaaattgaaagcttcaattctttcactttaCATAATGGAGGGGATAAGATTTGTCTTATTTCCTTTGGAATAAGAAAGCTCTGCACAAATAAACCACAAAAAATCAGAGTTATAAGTGAAATAAACTCTGCACAAATAATTAATTCACCACCAGCTAAGACATAGCTAGGAAGGCTTTTTTATTTCTAAAGCCCATGGTGAACTAAAATCTACACAAGAATATGTATATaaacattcaaataaaaaaaaaataccttTCCTGTTGTACTTGTTAACTTCCAATTCAGTACCTTGCAATGTTGGTTGAACTTATCGAGAAATTCAATCCATCTAATGTACCAAGAAACATCCATGATTTCAGATTCTAAACACAGCATAACCTTGGATAGGATCAAATCAtttgaagaaaatgaaattatATCGCCAGAGTATGAAAAGATGCTTAAATTAGGCGTATCAACCTCAATTCTTGCTAGCTCTTTGCAAGAACTTATGTGAAGTGTATGAATATGAGAACTCCAAATCTTAATACTCGTCAACATAGGGCAACTAAACAAATCCAGGTTTTCCAGGTGAGCAAATTTATTCAATTGCTCACTCAGCCACTTATCAGTAATAGGAGCTTTAGATATTATTAAGCTCCTCAAATTTTTCAAGGAGACCACCTCCAATTTAGAAGGCCAAGATGGACCATGCAGTTCCAATGAACGGAGATTATGTGCTTCCAACTTAATTTGTTCAAGATGTTCAAGCCGTTTCACGCGGAGTTTTAAGAGATTAGCATGATGATCAAGTATTTGTAGAGTCTTGAAACCAAAGCACCAAATGAAATTTAAGTCTTCAATCAGAGGACAGCCAGCCAAAAGTTTGCTGACTACGATATCATCTGCAAAAACAGTAGTAAGAGACAGTTTTTTCAAGGAAGGTAATTTTATATCTCCGCCAGGGTGCAGCTTCAACTTGCAGTTGTCCAAGTCCAAGACCTGTATTGAACTTGCATTAAAAACAGGTTGAGGCAAGCTGTACGAGTACTCTTCTTCATTGCCGGATGGACCAACTGCAATTTTTAGGTCTTTTACATGACTCCCCAAGGCATGGCAAATCCATCTGTCCATAGTGGATACTACTTCTGGTCTTCGGTAAACCGCAGGAACGATAACCGTGAACTTGGTGAGAGTAATCATCTGCCTGCGACGGCGTAACAAAATCTGTTCAACAGTGTCATACAACTTCTGTCTGTTGTTCTCTAAGTCTGGATAGCGGTAAAGATTTCGATTGCCACTAAAAATAGCGTTAAAATCAAATTCCAAAATCTGGAACGCGTTCCATGCTTGAAACCAAGTCTTTGACAATGCACTGGTTTTCGCAATTTGTTTGATGGGGAGAAAAGACAAGATATGGTGTAATATATGCTCTGGCAGTAGAGAAATATAATCCACTGCTGCTTCTACCCTCTCGTCCATACTCGTACAGCGACCAACTGTCAGCACAGATCCTTCTGATTTGATTAGAATTTAAGATTATGAGCTAAAATAGTTTAGCATAGGTTTCCATGTCCATGTTGGATTAGTAAATAGAAATAAATTTGGATTAAAAGAGAAAAGCAGAAGCAACTACAATTGGATTAACAGGTCAATGTATTAGAATAATAAATTGATCAACTTTAACTAAAAAAATACTGACTTAAGCATTTTGATGGTCGGGTTTGATTAAGGGTTTAGTAATCTAATGTATTGTTGgatttagtttaaaattttgtGGTGTGCAAAATTGAAGAACAAACAAGAATATGAGTAACGCAAAAAGTTTTTACTGTACAAgccataaaaaaatttaaattttaaatgcataGAAATCAAAATAACGTACCTGATAAAAGGACGTGGATTGCTAAAtgcaagaaagaaaaatatcttcTCCGCCAGAAAGAATTATGTGCAACTATAAATGTCTGGGCTGCTATATATACTGGAGTTGAATTCGAGGAATCCTTATCAGAGAAGGATTAGGTTgctgaaattatatttaaaatcttttTTAGCTTTCCTATTTTGAATAGAATTTCTTTTATATGTTATTTATTTGGTAAAAATTAAAAGGTAAATaatgattttattaataatttatcaaattttatgaaaaaaagtatgaaaattttattataaatttatttgaattaaaattctTTTTATTATTGAATTGCATTCTCGATCACATACAAATTATCttaaattatgtataaatatttatgttataataatgggga
It encodes:
- the LOC131178320 gene encoding uncharacterized protein LOC131178320; amino-acid sequence: MDERVEAAVDYISLLPEHILHHILSFLPIKQIAKTSALSKTWFQAWNAFQILEFDFNAIFSGNRNLYRYPDLENNRQKLYDTVEQILLRRRRQMITLTKFTVIVPAVYRRPEVVSTMDRWICHALGSHVKDLKIAVGPSGNEEEYSYSLPQPVFNASSIQVLDLDNCKLKLHPGGDIKLPSLKKLSLTTVFADDIVVSKLLAGCPLIEDLNFIWCFGFKTLQILDHHANLLKLRVKRLEHLEQIKLEAHNLRSLELHGPSWPSKLEVVSLKNLRSLIISKAPITDKWLSEQLNKFAHLENLDLFSCPMLTSIKIWSSHIHTLHISSCKELARIEVDTPNLSIFSYSGDIISFSSNDLILSKVMLCLESEIMDVSWYIRWIEFLDKFNQHCKVLNWKLTSTTGKSFLIPKEIRQILSPPLCKVKELKLSISNQDESFTTAELVDAMLWISPHLQSLRIDSSLKSFFKFSYKQPTNEGESGCYKSLPVSCWNYCMEEVNIKQISYAVIPTWHYYTEDVQMKPISNHEERSYILKEDIWEKIESGLLDWVPECLT